A single window of Sulfitobacter sp. JL08 DNA harbors:
- a CDS encoding GcrA family cell cycle regulator gives MSWTDERVEILKKMWGEGQSASQIAKELGGVTRNAVIGKVHRLGLSNRAGSGGTAKAEPKAKPAAKAEAKPKSAPKPDVQTEEQPEPPKPVLPIRKQIIPAGQPLPPQPSANEISPEALAKVSEIEKKAKRLTLMELTERTCKWPVGDPATDDFWFCGLPVKAGKPYCEAHVGVAFQPMSARRDRKR, from the coding sequence ATGTCCTGGACAGATGAGCGCGTAGAGATACTCAAGAAGATGTGGGGCGAAGGCCAATCCGCAAGCCAGATTGCAAAGGAACTGGGGGGCGTTACCCGGAACGCTGTTATCGGCAAGGTGCACCGTCTGGGGCTGTCGAACCGCGCAGGCAGCGGCGGCACAGCCAAAGCCGAACCCAAGGCGAAACCCGCCGCAAAAGCCGAGGCCAAACCCAAATCTGCACCAAAGCCAGACGTGCAGACCGAAGAACAACCCGAACCGCCCAAGCCCGTTCTGCCGATCCGCAAGCAGATCATTCCCGCCGGTCAGCCCCTGCCACCACAACCTTCCGCCAATGAAATCAGCCCCGAAGCGCTGGCCAAGGTCAGCGAAATCGAAAAAAAGGCCAAACGGCTGACGCTGATGGAATTGACCGAACGGACCTGCAAATGGCCTGTCGGTGATCCTGCGACAGATGATTTCTGGTTCTGTGGTCTTCCGGTCAAAGCCGGCAAGCCCTATTGCGAAGCCCATGTCGGCGTTGCCTTCCAACCAATGAGCGCGCGACGCGACCGTAAACGCTAA
- the argF gene encoding ornithine carbamoyltransferase gives MKHFLDIHKTDPTDLRTMIDSAAAMKKARKGRLRGMPDDDQPLAGHIVALIFEKPSTRTRVSFDVGTRQMGGTTMVLSGNDMQLGHGETIADTARVLSRYVDLIMIRTFDEAVLTEMAEYADVPVINGLTDRTHPCQIMADIQTFEEHRGPIKGKKVVWTGDGNNVCASFIHAAGQFGFDLTFTGPPTLDPEQGFVEEARAKGVQIEIERNPEIAVAGADLVVTDTWVSMHDAQSARERRHNQLRPYQVNERLMGFAKPDALFMHCLPAHREDEATSAVMDGPHSVIFDEAENRLHAQKAIMRWCLGV, from the coding sequence ATGAAACATTTTCTGGATATCCACAAAACTGATCCAACCGATCTGCGCACGATGATTGACAGTGCCGCAGCCATGAAAAAGGCGCGCAAGGGGCGGCTTCGGGGGATGCCCGATGACGATCAGCCGCTGGCCGGGCATATCGTGGCGCTGATTTTCGAAAAGCCGTCGACCCGCACCCGGGTGTCTTTTGATGTCGGAACCCGTCAGATGGGGGGCACCACCATGGTTCTGTCCGGCAATGACATGCAGTTGGGCCACGGCGAAACAATCGCTGATACGGCGCGCGTTCTCAGCCGATATGTGGACCTGATCATGATCCGCACCTTTGACGAGGCGGTTTTGACAGAAATGGCAGAATATGCCGATGTTCCGGTGATCAACGGGCTGACGGATCGCACACATCCCTGCCAGATCATGGCCGACATCCAGACGTTTGAAGAACATCGTGGCCCGATCAAGGGCAAAAAGGTTGTCTGGACCGGTGACGGCAACAATGTCTGCGCCTCTTTCATTCATGCAGCGGGCCAGTTCGGTTTCGATCTGACCTTCACCGGCCCGCCGACGCTGGACCCCGAACAGGGTTTCGTCGAGGAGGCGCGCGCAAAGGGCGTGCAAATCGAGATTGAACGCAATCCCGAGATCGCCGTGGCTGGGGCTGATCTGGTCGTGACCGATACCTGGGTATCGATGCATGATGCGCAATCCGCGCGGGAACGGCGCCACAACCAGTTGCGCCCCTATCAGGTCAATGAACGGCTGATGGGCTTTGCCAAACCCGATGCATTGTTCATGCATTGTCTGCCTGCCCACCGAGAGGACGAGGCAACAAGCGCTGTCATGGATGGCCCGCATTCGGTTATTTTCGACGAAGCCGAAAACAGGTTGCATGCGCAAAAGGCGATCATGCGCTGGTGTCTGGGCGTGTAG
- the hrpB gene encoding ATP-dependent helicase HrpB produces MKDRLPIDDVLPDVVDALRTDKRVVLQAPPGAGKTTRVPLAVLQAGFCDGRIIMLEPRRLAARAAAERMAQTLGEKAGQTIGYRVRGESKVSASTRVEVVTEGILTRMIQSQPDLPGVSAVIFDEFHERSLNADLGLALCLEIAGALRPDLHLVVMSATLDAGPVADLMDATVITSQGQSFPVDIRWAERPAAPKMRLESLVADAVLQATQETDGGILVFLPGEREIRRVEATLKGRTPPEYTVRPLFGAMEFAAQRAAISPDRTTRKIVLATSIAETSLTIEDVQVVIDAGLARRTRFDPGSGMSRLVTERVSQAEAIQRTGRAGRVAAGTCYRLWTKGEHGALAAFAPAEIEVADLAGLALELANWGSTLDDLAFLTAPNPGSYAEARALLNLLGALDDAGRITAHGKALAEVPLHPRLAHMLLISGRAAAPIAAVLAERDVLKNAPVDLGLRLEAVRDPRRFGTSRSYEIRQGVMARIRQDTKRLERFVAKNGGKSDAEMAALAYPDRVGLRRAGDAPRYILSGGKGVVMPEGDPLASTRLIVAPDLDGNPREARIRAAIAITEGEVRACFKDRITWQNLCEWSRRDRRVLTRQQEQFGALVLQDCIWRDASESEIAQAMLQGVRDLGIVLDGAAAQFAARVELVRAGGTSLPDMSPDGLITSIDDWLLPHLGGVRTADDWKRFDLLPALRAALNWDQLQMLDRLAPAHFITPLGRKVAIDYSTRQPEIAIKLQELFGVTRHPDIAGTPLKMTLLSPAQRPVQVTMDLPGFWASSYQDVRKDMRGRYPRHPWPEDPTVATPTTRAKPRGT; encoded by the coding sequence ATGAAAGACAGATTGCCCATTGACGACGTGTTGCCCGATGTTGTCGACGCCCTTCGCACCGACAAACGCGTCGTTCTTCAGGCGCCCCCCGGCGCGGGCAAGACAACCCGGGTGCCTCTGGCTGTTTTGCAGGCGGGGTTCTGTGATGGCCGTATCATCATGCTTGAACCCCGCCGTCTGGCGGCACGTGCCGCCGCAGAACGCATGGCGCAAACCCTGGGTGAAAAAGCCGGCCAAACCATCGGCTACCGGGTGCGCGGTGAGTCAAAGGTTTCGGCATCCACCCGTGTCGAGGTCGTGACCGAAGGCATTCTGACCCGGATGATCCAGAGCCAGCCCGATCTGCCCGGCGTGAGCGCCGTTATCTTTGACGAATTCCACGAACGTTCGCTGAACGCCGATCTGGGACTGGCGCTGTGTCTTGAAATCGCCGGCGCCCTGCGGCCTGACCTGCATCTTGTTGTCATGTCAGCCACGCTGGATGCCGGCCCGGTCGCGGATTTGATGGATGCCACGGTGATCACGTCACAAGGGCAAAGCTTTCCGGTCGATATCCGTTGGGCGGAACGGCCCGCCGCGCCCAAGATGCGGTTGGAATCGCTGGTGGCCGATGCCGTTCTGCAGGCAACACAGGAAACCGACGGCGGTATTCTGGTCTTTTTGCCGGGTGAACGGGAAATCCGCCGGGTCGAAGCCACCCTGAAAGGTCGTACCCCGCCGGAATACACCGTGCGCCCGCTGTTCGGCGCGATGGAATTCGCCGCGCAACGTGCAGCCATTTCGCCAGACAGAACCACCCGCAAGATCGTACTGGCCACATCCATTGCCGAAACCTCGCTGACGATCGAGGACGTGCAGGTAGTGATCGACGCCGGACTTGCGCGGCGCACGCGGTTCGATCCGGGCAGCGGCATGTCGCGGCTGGTTACCGAACGGGTCAGCCAAGCCGAGGCGATACAGCGCACAGGGCGGGCCGGGCGTGTCGCTGCGGGAACCTGTTACAGGCTTTGGACCAAGGGCGAACACGGCGCACTGGCTGCATTTGCCCCCGCCGAAATCGAAGTGGCCGATCTTGCCGGGCTCGCTCTGGAACTGGCCAACTGGGGAAGCACGCTGGACGATCTGGCCTTTCTGACAGCGCCCAATCCGGGCAGCTATGCCGAAGCGCGGGCCTTGCTGAACCTGCTGGGCGCGCTGGATGATGCGGGGCGCATCACGGCCCATGGCAAGGCGCTGGCCGAAGTCCCCTTGCATCCACGACTGGCACATATGCTGTTGATCAGCGGAAGGGCTGCGGCCCCGATTGCGGCGGTTCTGGCTGAACGGGACGTGTTAAAAAACGCCCCCGTCGATCTTGGCCTGCGTCTGGAAGCGGTGCGTGATCCGCGCCGGTTCGGCACATCCCGTTCTTACGAGATCCGGCAGGGTGTCATGGCGCGCATTCGTCAGGATACCAAACGGCTGGAACGGTTCGTGGCAAAAAACGGTGGTAAAAGCGATGCCGAGATGGCCGCGCTGGCCTATCCTGACCGCGTCGGATTGCGCCGTGCGGGCGATGCGCCGCGCTATATCCTGTCCGGTGGCAAAGGGGTCGTCATGCCCGAAGGCGACCCGCTGGCGTCTACGCGTCTGATTGTTGCCCCCGATCTGGATGGCAACCCGCGCGAGGCCCGCATCCGCGCTGCCATTGCGATCACCGAAGGCGAGGTGCGCGCGTGTTTCAAAGACCGGATCACCTGGCAGAACCTTTGCGAATGGTCCCGCCGTGACCGGCGCGTTCTGACCAGACAACAGGAACAGTTCGGTGCACTGGTCTTGCAAGACTGCATTTGGCGCGATGCATCGGAAAGCGAGATTGCACAGGCAATGCTGCAAGGCGTGCGTGACCTGGGCATTGTTCTGGACGGGGCCGCGGCGCAATTTGCTGCGCGTGTGGAACTGGTGCGCGCCGGTGGCACATCCCTGCCCGACATGTCGCCGGACGGGCTTATCACATCCATCGACGACTGGTTGTTGCCGCATCTTGGGGGCGTGCGCACGGCGGATGACTGGAAACGGTTTGATTTGCTGCCTGCGTTGCGGGCCGCGTTGAACTGGGATCAACTTCAAATGCTGGACAGGCTGGCGCCGGCACATTTCATCACTCCGCTGGGGCGCAAAGTCGCGATCGACTATAGCACGAGGCAACCGGAAATTGCGATAAAGCTGCAGGAACTGTTCGGCGTTACCCGCCACCCGGACATCGCGGGGACACCGCTCAAGATGACATTGCTGTCACCGGCGCAGCGCCCTGTTCAGGTCACGATGGACCTGCCGGGTTTCTGGGCCAGTTCCTATCAGGATGTGCGCAAGGACATGCGCGGACGTTATCCGCGCCACCCCTGGCCCGAAGATCCAACCGTTGCCACCCCGACGACCCGGGCCAAACCGCGCGGAACATAG
- the meaB gene encoding methylmalonyl Co-A mutase-associated GTPase MeaB — MDIAQLAKGIIAGQRRALARGITLIESGRADHRVAAATLLEKVNTTGRQAMRIGLSGTPGVGKSTFIETFGTMLTGQGLRVAVLAVDPSSARSGGSILGDKTRMDRLSRDPNAFIRPSPSQTHLGGVARRTREAVQLCEAAGFDVVLIETVGVGQSETVVSEMTDLFVLLLAPAGGDELQGVKRGIMEMADLILINKADGDLKQAAMRTCADYSGALRLLRKRPHDPDGFPKAMMVSAVEQTGLAEAWAEMEHLAEWRKEQGHWRNRRAAQARYWFEQDVRQSLLAGLDRPEIQVEMKRLGQAVAEGVMPAHEATEQALERLQSRAGE; from the coding sequence ATGGATATCGCGCAACTGGCAAAAGGGATCATCGCAGGGCAGCGGCGCGCCCTTGCGCGGGGGATTACCCTGATCGAAAGCGGGCGCGCAGATCATCGTGTTGCGGCCGCCACGCTTTTGGAAAAGGTGAACACAACAGGGCGTCAGGCGATGCGGATCGGCCTGTCCGGTACACCGGGGGTGGGCAAATCCACATTTATTGAAACCTTCGGGACAATGCTGACAGGGCAGGGGTTGCGCGTTGCGGTACTGGCTGTTGATCCCAGTTCGGCACGCTCGGGCGGGTCCATATTGGGGGACAAGACCCGGATGGACCGGCTTAGCCGTGATCCCAACGCCTTTATCCGTCCTTCGCCCAGTCAGACCCATCTGGGCGGCGTGGCGCGTCGGACGCGCGAAGCGGTCCAACTGTGCGAAGCTGCCGGATTTGATGTGGTGCTGATCGAAACGGTGGGCGTCGGGCAATCGGAAACGGTTGTGTCCGAAATGACCGATCTGTTCGTCTTGCTGCTGGCCCCGGCAGGTGGTGACGAATTGCAGGGGGTCAAGCGCGGGATCATGGAAATGGCGGACCTGATCCTGATCAACAAGGCGGATGGTGATCTGAAGCAGGCGGCAATGCGCACCTGTGCAGATTATTCCGGCGCCTTGCGGCTGCTGCGCAAGCGCCCGCATGATCCCGACGGTTTTCCAAAGGCCATGATGGTTTCGGCTGTAGAGCAGACCGGTCTGGCCGAAGCCTGGGCCGAAATGGAGCATCTGGCCGAATGGCGCAAAGAGCAGGGGCACTGGCGCAACAGGCGCGCCGCGCAGGCACGGTATTGGTTCGAACAGGATGTACGCCAGAGCCTGCTTGCCGGTCTGGACAGGCCCGAGATTCAGGTGGAAATGAAACGTCTGGGACAGGCGGTGGCAGAAGGTGTCATGCCCGCGCATGAAGCAACGGAACAGGCGCTGGAACGTCTGCAAAGTCGTGCGGGCGAATAG
- a CDS encoding aspartate aminotransferase family protein, translating into MIPSVLPTYSRAPLSFTEGAGSWLVEADGRRFLDLGAGIAVNALGHAHPALVAALTDQAQKLWHTANLYNIPNQTALADLLVAHTFADTVFFTNSGTEACELAVKMVRKYWYEKGQQDRVDIITFAGAFHGRSAAAIAAAGSEKMTKGFGPLLPGFVHLDWADHDALRAAIGDTTAAILIEPVQGEGGIRPLPDQCLKGLRDLCDEHGILLVLDEVQCGVGRTGKLFAHEWAGIEPDIMMVAKGIGGGFPLGAVLARENAASGMTAGTHGSTYGGNPLGCAVGRAVLEIVADPDFLADVSRKAGFLRQRLEGLVAAHPDVFDSVRGVGLMMGLKCRKANTDVVAAAYDQNLLTVPAADNVVRLLPALNISDQDLAEAVDRLDRAAATL; encoded by the coding sequence ATGATCCCTTCCGTACTTCCGACCTATTCGCGTGCGCCGCTTTCTTTTACCGAAGGCGCCGGTTCCTGGCTGGTCGAGGCGGATGGCCGACGGTTTCTGGATCTGGGTGCGGGTATTGCCGTGAATGCGCTGGGCCATGCCCATCCTGCTCTTGTCGCCGCGCTCACCGATCAGGCACAGAAACTCTGGCACACGGCCAATCTCTACAACATTCCCAACCAGACGGCGCTGGCGGATCTTCTGGTTGCCCATACGTTCGCGGATACCGTTTTTTTCACAAACTCCGGCACCGAGGCTTGCGAACTGGCGGTCAAGATGGTGCGCAAGTACTGGTACGAAAAGGGCCAGCAGGATCGTGTCGACATTATCACCTTCGCCGGGGCTTTTCACGGGCGCTCAGCGGCGGCCATAGCAGCCGCCGGATCCGAAAAGATGACGAAGGGCTTTGGCCCTCTTTTGCCGGGATTTGTGCATCTGGACTGGGCTGATCACGATGCTTTGCGCGCCGCGATCGGCGATACCACCGCCGCGATCCTGATCGAACCGGTGCAGGGCGAAGGCGGCATCCGCCCGCTTCCCGATCAATGCCTCAAGGGCTTGCGTGATCTGTGTGACGAACACGGCATCCTTCTGGTTCTGGATGAGGTGCAATGCGGCGTCGGGCGCACTGGCAAGCTGTTTGCGCATGAATGGGCGGGGATCGAACCCGATATCATGATGGTGGCCAAGGGCATCGGGGGCGGTTTTCCCCTCGGGGCCGTGCTGGCGCGTGAAAATGCGGCCTCGGGGATGACGGCCGGTACGCACGGGTCCACCTATGGCGGAAATCCGTTGGGCTGTGCTGTCGGACGGGCTGTTCTTGAAATCGTTGCAGACCCGGATTTTCTGGCGGATGTCAGCCGCAAGGCGGGTTTCCTGCGGCAAAGGCTCGAAGGTCTGGTGGCAGCGCATCCCGATGTCTTTGACAGCGTGCGCGGTGTCGGTCTGATGATGGGGCTGAAATGCAGGAAAGCGAACACAGATGTGGTGGCGGCTGCATACGATCAAAACCTGCTGACGGTTCCGGCCGCAGACAATGTCGTGCGCCTTCTGCCTGCGCTGAACATTTCAGATCAGGATCTGGCAGAAGCGGTCGATCGACTGGATCGCGCCGCCGCCACACTTTAA
- a CDS encoding acetolactate synthase large subunit — MNGAETLVRTLLENGVDTCFANPGTSEMHFVAALDENPDMRCILCLFEGGTTGAADGYARMTGNVAATLLHLAPGFGNAFANLHNARKGGSGIVNIVGDHASYHLKYESPLKGNVEGISAAVSHWTRTCQNARSVALDGAAAITAARSGGGQIATLILPADTAWEPGGDVAVCAPVPEPRLPGADRIAAAAEVLRNPGACLMVGRDALYGRLRRIAGQIAHETGCRLMSDTAVPRLERGGGSVQIEPLVYHIDGKLGQLEQASHIVLCGLHRPVAFFAYPGKPSLPEPADCQVHSLCDPGMDIAGTLYALAQTLGISDDAPADIVPLELPALPEGTVTLEKAGAAIAALMPENSIIVNESVTASFPLLSATRTARPHDLLATTGGAIGQCLPCATGAAVACPDRQVIALSGDGSAMYTLQSLWTMAREHLNVVVIVIANRGYQILHGELKAVGVDSVGRNAHRMFDLVDPDLDWVALAQGHGVPAARATSMEAFNNALTKGLDTNGPFLIELVVPAD; from the coding sequence ATGAACGGGGCAGAAACACTGGTGCGCACCTTGTTGGAGAACGGGGTAGACACCTGTTTTGCCAATCCCGGTACGTCCGAAATGCATTTTGTGGCGGCGCTGGATGAAAACCCCGACATGCGGTGCATCCTGTGCCTGTTCGAAGGTGGCACGACAGGGGCCGCTGACGGATATGCCCGCATGACGGGCAATGTTGCTGCTACATTGCTGCATCTTGCGCCCGGGTTCGGCAACGCCTTTGCCAATCTGCACAACGCGCGCAAGGGCGGCAGCGGTATTGTCAACATTGTCGGGGACCATGCCAGCTATCATTTGAAATATGAAAGCCCGCTGAAAGGCAATGTCGAAGGGATCAGTGCTGCCGTATCGCACTGGACACGCACCTGTCAGAATGCCCGATCCGTTGCCTTGGACGGGGCGGCTGCCATAACGGCGGCGCGTTCAGGCGGCGGGCAGATAGCGACCTTGATCCTGCCTGCCGATACAGCTTGGGAGCCGGGCGGTGATGTTGCCGTTTGCGCACCCGTTCCGGAACCGCGTTTGCCGGGGGCCGACCGGATTGCGGCAGCGGCCGAGGTTCTGCGCAATCCCGGCGCCTGCCTGATGGTGGGGCGCGATGCGCTTTACGGCCGGTTGCGTCGGATTGCCGGACAGATCGCGCATGAAACTGGGTGTCGGCTGATGTCCGACACGGCTGTGCCTCGGCTCGAGCGCGGCGGCGGATCGGTGCAGATTGAACCGCTGGTCTATCATATCGACGGAAAACTGGGACAGCTTGAACAGGCAAGCCACATTGTATTGTGCGGCCTTCACCGGCCGGTCGCCTTTTTTGCGTACCCCGGAAAACCCAGCCTGCCGGAACCGGCAGATTGTCAGGTCCATTCCCTGTGTGATCCCGGTATGGACATAGCGGGCACGTTGTACGCGCTTGCGCAGACACTCGGCATTTCGGACGATGCGCCGGCGGACATTGTACCGCTGGAATTGCCCGCGCTGCCTGAAGGAACGGTAACACTGGAAAAGGCGGGGGCTGCGATTGCGGCGCTGATGCCGGAAAACAGCATCATCGTGAATGAAAGCGTCACGGCATCGTTTCCGTTGCTCTCCGCCACGCGTACGGCCCGTCCGCATGATCTGCTGGCGACAACCGGTGGCGCAATTGGCCAGTGTTTGCCCTGTGCGACCGGCGCCGCGGTGGCGTGCCCGGATCGTCAGGTCATTGCGCTAAGTGGTGACGGATCGGCGATGTACACGCTGCAATCGCTGTGGACGATGGCGCGTGAACACCTGAACGTGGTTGTTATCGTGATTGCCAATCGCGGTTATCAGATTCTGCACGGAGAATTGAAAGCTGTCGGTGTGGACAGCGTCGGACGCAATGCGCACCGCATGTTCGATCTGGTTGATCCGGATCTGGACTGGGTTGCTCTGGCGCAGGGCCATGGTGTGCCGGCAGCGCGCGCCACGTCGATGGAGGCGTTCAATAATGCCTTGACCAAGGGGTTGGACACCAACGGTCCTTTTCTGATCGAACTGGTGGTTCCTGCGGATTAA
- a CDS encoding DMT family transporter, with protein MYAAKQNNPALAAALIGAATAFIASTTLLAKMLGTDTLGPPLHPLQISHGRFLFAFVSIAMIATAVRPVLGKPHWGLHIGRTLSGWLGVTLMFASVAFIPLSDATAITFLNPAFAMILAIPLLGERVGQIRWSAAAIALAGAMILLRPAPDSFQPAALLALGAAMIMGLELIFIKKLTRRENPFQILLVNNTLGVCIASVAVVSVWQVPTPAQWGALAALGILMATAQALFVNGMARADASFVAPFSYATLVFATLYDFAVFDVIPDGISVLGSMIILAGALLLALRESQLRRKRT; from the coding sequence ATGTATGCAGCCAAACAGAACAATCCGGCGCTGGCGGCGGCCCTGATCGGGGCGGCCACCGCCTTTATCGCGTCCACGACCCTGTTGGCAAAAATGCTGGGCACCGACACGTTGGGACCACCCCTGCATCCGTTGCAGATCAGCCATGGCCGGTTCCTGTTCGCATTTGTCAGCATTGCCATGATTGCAACCGCTGTGCGCCCGGTTCTTGGCAAACCCCATTGGGGGCTGCATATCGGGCGCACCCTGTCTGGCTGGCTGGGCGTCACGCTTATGTTTGCATCGGTTGCCTTCATCCCGTTATCCGATGCAACTGCCATCACATTTCTCAATCCGGCCTTTGCGATGATCCTGGCCATTCCGCTGTTGGGCGAACGCGTCGGCCAAATTCGCTGGTCTGCTGCGGCCATCGCTCTGGCGGGTGCCATGATCCTGCTGCGCCCGGCACCGGACAGTTTTCAACCGGCGGCATTGCTGGCATTGGGGGCGGCCATGATCATGGGGCTTGAGCTGATTTTTATCAAGAAACTGACACGCCGCGAAAACCCGTTCCAGATATTGCTGGTCAACAACACCCTGGGTGTCTGCATTGCATCCGTCGCCGTCGTGTCTGTCTGGCAAGTGCCCACACCCGCGCAATGGGGCGCGCTGGCCGCACTTGGCATCTTGATGGCGACGGCACAGGCGCTGTTCGTCAACGGCATGGCGCGTGCGGATGCTAGCTTTGTCGCCCCGTTCAGCTATGCCACGCTTGTGTTTGCAACGCTTTATGACTTTGCAGTGTTTGATGTCATACCGGACGGCATCAGCGTTCTGGGCTCTATGATCATTCTGGCGGGTGCGCTGCTTTTGGCGCTGCGTGAAAGCCAGTTGCGGCGCAAAAGAACCTGA
- a CDS encoding sugar O-acetyltransferase — MGRSELDKMKNGHWYTCLDPELERMRDRARNAVHRHNTTAPEKRGAIAPELAALLASVGQDTMIEAPFHCAYGINITLGDAVYLNAGCIILDTGPVSIGDRSMLGPGVHVYCAEHHKEVAKRRAGLEVARPVRIGQDVWIGGGAILPAGISIGDGAIIGAGSVVTRDVAAGATVAGNPAREITA, encoded by the coding sequence ATGGGCCGGTCAGAGCTTGATAAAATGAAAAACGGCCACTGGTACACCTGTCTGGACCCGGAACTGGAACGGATGCGTGACCGCGCACGAAATGCGGTTCACAGGCACAATACAACCGCCCCCGAAAAACGCGGCGCGATCGCGCCCGAACTGGCTGCGCTTCTGGCCTCTGTCGGACAAGATACAATGATCGAAGCCCCGTTTCATTGTGCCTACGGCATCAACATCACCTTGGGTGACGCTGTTTACCTGAATGCGGGTTGCATCATACTCGATACCGGCCCGGTCAGCATCGGGGATCGATCCATGCTGGGGCCCGGCGTGCATGTGTATTGCGCCGAACATCATAAAGAGGTTGCAAAACGTCGCGCCGGGCTAGAGGTGGCGCGCCCTGTGCGGATTGGTCAGGATGTCTGGATCGGCGGTGGTGCGATCCTGCCTGCTGGCATATCCATCGGCGATGGAGCCATCATAGGCGCGGGCAGTGTCGTGACCCGCGATGTTGCTGCCGGTGCCACTGTCGCCGGCAATCCTGCGCGCGAAATCACCGCTTAA
- a CDS encoding MFS transporter: protein MHERRIPEWLRHAPAPSVRGFAVLAGLEAVARGILISVIPLLMYRTLGDAQLVSSIYFVFGVVSLLVGLMVPWLIRFLPRRWMYTCGAVMYISGSLIAILDTPAAVVVAVGLNTVAIVVTFVCFNAYVLDYIAKIDLGKCETSRMLYSAAGWTAGPAIGVLLYAWWPALPFLIAAFSCASMLAMFWYLRLGNGKLITRARAPAPNPVAFLTRFFVQPRLVAGWLFAVIRSCGWWIYVVYLPIFAIENGLSDQLGGILLSATNACLFSAPLILRWMLRRSLRQSVQTGFALAGITFCAAAVLSGWPAISVAALMLGSFFLIVLDVCGGLPFLMAVKPSERTEMSAVYSSFRDVSGILTPGGAWLVLIVAPTSGIFLVGGLAMFGAWAIASRLHPRLGQARVSMEPPRAPALPMTPDAPSV, encoded by the coding sequence ATGCATGAACGTCGTATTCCCGAATGGTTGCGTCACGCGCCGGCCCCCAGCGTGCGCGGTTTTGCGGTTCTGGCCGGGCTTGAGGCGGTGGCGCGCGGCATTCTGATTTCGGTCATTCCGCTCTTGATGTATCGCACGCTTGGGGATGCCCAGCTTGTATCCAGCATCTATTTTGTCTTTGGTGTTGTTTCGCTTCTTGTGGGCTTGATGGTGCCATGGCTGATCAGGTTTCTGCCACGCCGCTGGATGTATACATGCGGCGCTGTCATGTATATTTCCGGATCGCTTATAGCTATTCTGGACACGCCCGCAGCCGTTGTTGTCGCGGTCGGTTTGAACACAGTCGCCATCGTTGTCACTTTTGTCTGCTTTAACGCCTACGTGCTGGATTACATCGCCAAGATTGATCTTGGAAAATGTGAAACGTCGCGGATGCTCTACAGCGCCGCAGGCTGGACGGCAGGCCCCGCAATCGGCGTTCTGTTATACGCTTGGTGGCCCGCCCTGCCGTTTCTGATCGCGGCTTTTTCCTGCGCCTCGATGCTGGCAATGTTCTGGTACTTGCGTCTGGGGAACGGCAAACTCATCACACGGGCGCGCGCGCCGGCCCCCAATCCCGTCGCGTTCCTGACCCGCTTTTTTGTGCAACCAAGGCTGGTTGCGGGTTGGCTGTTTGCGGTGATCCGGTCATGCGGCTGGTGGATTTATGTCGTTTACCTGCCGATTTTCGCAATCGAGAACGGGCTGAGCGACCAACTGGGCGGCATCCTGCTTTCGGCAACCAATGCCTGTCTGTTTTCAGCCCCGCTGATCCTGCGCTGGATGCTGCGGCGTTCATTGCGCCAATCGGTTCAGACCGGATTTGCGCTGGCGGGCATCACGTTTTGCGCGGCTGCGGTTTTGTCCGGTTGGCCTGCCATAAGTGTGGCTGCGCTGATGTTGGGATCTTTCTTTCTGATCGTTCTGGATGTGTGCGGCGGATTGCCATTTCTGATGGCAGTCAAGCCGTCGGAACGAACAGAAATGTCCGCCGTCTATTCCAGTTTTCGCGACGTATCGGGCATTCTGACGCCGGGTGGGGCATGGCTGGTGCTGATTGTCGCCCCCACGTCCGGCATTTTCTTGGTTGGCGGTCTGGCCATGTTTGGGGCGTGGGCCATCGCATCGCGCCTGCATCCCCGGCTGGGTCAGGCCCGCGTTTCGATGGAACCGCCACGCGCACCTGCATTGCCCATGACGCCGGATGCCCCGTCTGTCTGA